Proteins encoded within one genomic window of Pseudorasbora parva isolate DD20220531a chromosome 3, ASM2467924v1, whole genome shotgun sequence:
- the slc25a25b gene encoding calcium-binding mitochondrial carrier protein SCaMC-2-B isoform X2, whose translation MHPRGSFVSPLLSGVFCQCRSEEYQGSDPGGGGRTVGSTLAATSLSDHGHDESCDSPHNCPVCGGPEQEHRLKVLFQILDVNRDGGICVNDLTIGLKKLGVHRTEHELMKVVKAGDKDLDGQLDFEEFVHYLRDHEKKLRLVFKSLDKKNDGHIDSQEIVQSLRDLGVHISEEQAEKILKRIRRGHICAPIMYMDKNGTMTIDWNEWRDYHLLHPAENIPEIILYWKHSTIFDVGESMIVPDEFTAEEKKTGMWWRHLVAGGGAGAVSRTCTAPLDRLKVLMQVHASRSNSMGMAGGFAQMVREGGIRSLWRGNGINVLKIAPESAIKFMAYEQIKRLIGSNQETLGILERLVAGSLAGAIAQSSIYPMEVLKTRLALGRTGQYYGIVDCAKRIFKKEGMTAFYKGYIPNMLGIIPYAGIDLAVYETLKNSWLQRFATDSADPGVFVLLACGTMSSTCGQLASYPLALVRTRMQAQASQEGSPQMTMTGLFKHIIRTEGAFGLYRGLAPNFMKVIPAVSISYVVYENLKITLGVQSR comes from the exons ATGCATCCGCGTGGATCGTTCGTCTCTCCATTACTCAGTGGTGTTTTCTGCCAGTGCCGCTCGGAGGAGTATCAGGGCTCGGATCCCGGAGGTGGCGGCCGGACTGTGGGTTCAACATTGGCCGCCACATCGCTCTCAGATCACGGACACGATGAGTCCTGCGACTCCCCGCATAACTGCCCGGTGTGCGGCGGACCCGAGCAGGAGCACCGACTCAAGGTGCTCTTCCAGATCCTGGATGTCAACAGAGACGGAGGTATCTGTGTCAATGACCTGACCATCGGACTGAAAAAGCTGGGCGTCCATCGCACTGAACATGAACTCATG AAAGTTGTCAAGGCTGGAGACAAAGACTTGGATGGTCAGCTGGACTTTGAGGAGTTTGTGCACTACCTGAGAGACCATGAGAAGAAACTGAGGCTGGTCTTCAAGAGTCTTGACAAAAAGAACGATG GTCACATAGACTCACAGGAGATTGTGCAGTCACTAAGAGACCTCGGGGTTCATATATCAGAGGAACAGGCTGAAAAGATCCTTAAGAG AATAAGGAGGGGTCATATATGTGCCCCTATAATGTA tatgGATAAAAATGGTACGATGACAATTGACTGGAATGAGTGGAGAGATTACCACCTGCTTCACCCTGCTGAGAACATTCCTGAAATCATCCTCTACTGGAAACACTCCACG ATATTTGATGTAGGGGAAAGTATGATAGTCCCTGATGAGTTTACAGCTGAGGAGAAGAAAACAGGCATGTGGTGGCGCCACCTGGTAGCAGGAGGAGGAGCAGGTGCTGTGTCCCGTACCTGTACCGCACCTCTGGACCGTCTCAAAGTGCTCATGCAG GTCCACGCGTCCCGCAGCAACTCCATGGGTATGGCCGGAGGATTCGCCCAAATGGTCCGCGAGGGTGGAATTCGGTCACTGTGGCGAGGGAACGGTATCAACGTTTTGAAGATTGCACCCGAATCTGCTATCAAGTTCATGGCATATGAGCAG ATTAAGCGTCTGATTGGCAGTAATCAGGAGACGCTGGGGATCCTGGAGAGGCTGGTTGCTGGGTCTCTAGCAGGAGCGATTGCCCAGAGCAGCATCTATCCCATGGAG GTTTTGAAGACTCGTCTTGCCCTGGGAAGGACGGGTCAGTACTATGGCATCGTGGACTGTGCTAAACGTATATTTAAGAAGGAGGGTATGACCGCCTTCTACAAGGGTTATATTCCAAATATGCTGGGTATCATCCCTTATGCTGGAATAGACCTGGCTGTTTATGAG ACACTAAAGAACTCGTGGCTGCAGAGGTTTGCTACGGACAGTGCCGATCCGGGTGTGTTTGTGCTGCTCGCCTGTGGTACAATGTCTAGTACTTGTGGACAGTTAGCGAGCTACCCATTAGCCTTAGTAAGGACTCGTATGCAGGCTCAAG CTTCTCAGGAAGGCAGCCCTCAGATGACCATGACTGGTCTCTTCAAACACATTATACGGACGGAGGGTGCATTTGGACTCTATAGAGGCTTGGCACCCAACTTTATGAAGGTCATTCCTGCTGTTAGCATCAGCTACGTGGTTTATGAGAACCTAAAGATCACCCTTGGTGTCCAGTCCCGGTGA
- the slc25a25b gene encoding calcium-binding mitochondrial carrier protein SCaMC-2-B isoform X5, with the protein MKMLKELWSSLTQWFSGVTASEQGTTEPPDELKERNVEDVTVKEGQKKPSTQTDSVGQEKSTVSTRKTTVLIMVAPPKDLQQKVVKAGDKDLDGQLDFEEFVHYLRDHEKKLRLVFKSLDKKNDGHIDSQEIVQSLRDLGVHISEEQAEKILKRIRRGHICAPIMYMDKNGTMTIDWNEWRDYHLLHPAENIPEIILYWKHSTIFDVGESMIVPDEFTAEEKKTGMWWRHLVAGGGAGAVSRTCTAPLDRLKVLMQVHASRSNSMGMAGGFAQMVREGGIRSLWRGNGINVLKIAPESAIKFMAYEQIKRLIGSNQETLGILERLVAGSLAGAIAQSSIYPMEVLKTRLALGRTGQYYGIVDCAKRIFKKEGMTAFYKGYIPNMLGIIPYAGIDLAVYETLKNSWLQRFATDSADPGVFVLLACGTMSSTCGQLASYPLALVRTRMQAQAASQEGSPQMTMTGLFKHIIRTEGAFGLYRGLAPNFMKVIPAVSISYVVYENLKITLGVQSR; encoded by the exons ATGAAGATGCTCAAGGAACTGTGGTCGTCCCTTACCCAGTGGTTTTCGGGAGTAACCGCGTCCGAGCAGGGTACCACAGAGCCACCTGATGAACTTAAGGAACGAAACGTAGAAGACGTTACAGTAAAAGAAGGCCAGAAGAAACCAAGTACACAGACAGATTCAGTCGGTCAAGAAAAGAGCACAGTATCCACAAGGAAAACTACAGTGCTAATTATGGTGGCGCCTCCTAAGGATCTCCAGCAG AAAGTTGTCAAGGCTGGAGACAAAGACTTGGATGGTCAGCTGGACTTTGAGGAGTTTGTGCACTACCTGAGAGACCATGAGAAGAAACTGAGGCTGGTCTTCAAGAGTCTTGACAAAAAGAACGATG GTCACATAGACTCACAGGAGATTGTGCAGTCACTAAGAGACCTCGGGGTTCATATATCAGAGGAACAGGCTGAAAAGATCCTTAAGAG AATAAGGAGGGGTCATATATGTGCCCCTATAATGTA tatgGATAAAAATGGTACGATGACAATTGACTGGAATGAGTGGAGAGATTACCACCTGCTTCACCCTGCTGAGAACATTCCTGAAATCATCCTCTACTGGAAACACTCCACG ATATTTGATGTAGGGGAAAGTATGATAGTCCCTGATGAGTTTACAGCTGAGGAGAAGAAAACAGGCATGTGGTGGCGCCACCTGGTAGCAGGAGGAGGAGCAGGTGCTGTGTCCCGTACCTGTACCGCACCTCTGGACCGTCTCAAAGTGCTCATGCAG GTCCACGCGTCCCGCAGCAACTCCATGGGTATGGCCGGAGGATTCGCCCAAATGGTCCGCGAGGGTGGAATTCGGTCACTGTGGCGAGGGAACGGTATCAACGTTTTGAAGATTGCACCCGAATCTGCTATCAAGTTCATGGCATATGAGCAG ATTAAGCGTCTGATTGGCAGTAATCAGGAGACGCTGGGGATCCTGGAGAGGCTGGTTGCTGGGTCTCTAGCAGGAGCGATTGCCCAGAGCAGCATCTATCCCATGGAG GTTTTGAAGACTCGTCTTGCCCTGGGAAGGACGGGTCAGTACTATGGCATCGTGGACTGTGCTAAACGTATATTTAAGAAGGAGGGTATGACCGCCTTCTACAAGGGTTATATTCCAAATATGCTGGGTATCATCCCTTATGCTGGAATAGACCTGGCTGTTTATGAG ACACTAAAGAACTCGTGGCTGCAGAGGTTTGCTACGGACAGTGCCGATCCGGGTGTGTTTGTGCTGCTCGCCTGTGGTACAATGTCTAGTACTTGTGGACAGTTAGCGAGCTACCCATTAGCCTTAGTAAGGACTCGTATGCAGGCTCAAG CAGCTTCTCAGGAAGGCAGCCCTCAGATGACCATGACTGGTCTCTTCAAACACATTATACGGACGGAGGGTGCATTTGGACTCTATAGAGGCTTGGCACCCAACTTTATGAAGGTCATTCCTGCTGTTAGCATCAGCTACGTGGTTTATGAGAACCTAAAGATCACCCTTGGTGTCCAGTCCCGGTGA
- the slc25a25b gene encoding calcium-binding mitochondrial carrier protein SCaMC-2-B isoform X1, whose product MHPRGSFVSPLLSGVFCQCRSEEYQGSDPGGGGRTVGSTLAATSLSDHGHDESCDSPHNCPVCGGPEQEHRLKVLFQILDVNRDGGICVNDLTIGLKKLGVHRTEHELMKVVKAGDKDLDGQLDFEEFVHYLRDHEKKLRLVFKSLDKKNDGHIDSQEIVQSLRDLGVHISEEQAEKILKRIRRGHICAPIMYMDKNGTMTIDWNEWRDYHLLHPAENIPEIILYWKHSTIFDVGESMIVPDEFTAEEKKTGMWWRHLVAGGGAGAVSRTCTAPLDRLKVLMQVHASRSNSMGMAGGFAQMVREGGIRSLWRGNGINVLKIAPESAIKFMAYEQIKRLIGSNQETLGILERLVAGSLAGAIAQSSIYPMEVLKTRLALGRTGQYYGIVDCAKRIFKKEGMTAFYKGYIPNMLGIIPYAGIDLAVYETLKNSWLQRFATDSADPGVFVLLACGTMSSTCGQLASYPLALVRTRMQAQAASQEGSPQMTMTGLFKHIIRTEGAFGLYRGLAPNFMKVIPAVSISYVVYENLKITLGVQSR is encoded by the exons ATGCATCCGCGTGGATCGTTCGTCTCTCCATTACTCAGTGGTGTTTTCTGCCAGTGCCGCTCGGAGGAGTATCAGGGCTCGGATCCCGGAGGTGGCGGCCGGACTGTGGGTTCAACATTGGCCGCCACATCGCTCTCAGATCACGGACACGATGAGTCCTGCGACTCCCCGCATAACTGCCCGGTGTGCGGCGGACCCGAGCAGGAGCACCGACTCAAGGTGCTCTTCCAGATCCTGGATGTCAACAGAGACGGAGGTATCTGTGTCAATGACCTGACCATCGGACTGAAAAAGCTGGGCGTCCATCGCACTGAACATGAACTCATG AAAGTTGTCAAGGCTGGAGACAAAGACTTGGATGGTCAGCTGGACTTTGAGGAGTTTGTGCACTACCTGAGAGACCATGAGAAGAAACTGAGGCTGGTCTTCAAGAGTCTTGACAAAAAGAACGATG GTCACATAGACTCACAGGAGATTGTGCAGTCACTAAGAGACCTCGGGGTTCATATATCAGAGGAACAGGCTGAAAAGATCCTTAAGAG AATAAGGAGGGGTCATATATGTGCCCCTATAATGTA tatgGATAAAAATGGTACGATGACAATTGACTGGAATGAGTGGAGAGATTACCACCTGCTTCACCCTGCTGAGAACATTCCTGAAATCATCCTCTACTGGAAACACTCCACG ATATTTGATGTAGGGGAAAGTATGATAGTCCCTGATGAGTTTACAGCTGAGGAGAAGAAAACAGGCATGTGGTGGCGCCACCTGGTAGCAGGAGGAGGAGCAGGTGCTGTGTCCCGTACCTGTACCGCACCTCTGGACCGTCTCAAAGTGCTCATGCAG GTCCACGCGTCCCGCAGCAACTCCATGGGTATGGCCGGAGGATTCGCCCAAATGGTCCGCGAGGGTGGAATTCGGTCACTGTGGCGAGGGAACGGTATCAACGTTTTGAAGATTGCACCCGAATCTGCTATCAAGTTCATGGCATATGAGCAG ATTAAGCGTCTGATTGGCAGTAATCAGGAGACGCTGGGGATCCTGGAGAGGCTGGTTGCTGGGTCTCTAGCAGGAGCGATTGCCCAGAGCAGCATCTATCCCATGGAG GTTTTGAAGACTCGTCTTGCCCTGGGAAGGACGGGTCAGTACTATGGCATCGTGGACTGTGCTAAACGTATATTTAAGAAGGAGGGTATGACCGCCTTCTACAAGGGTTATATTCCAAATATGCTGGGTATCATCCCTTATGCTGGAATAGACCTGGCTGTTTATGAG ACACTAAAGAACTCGTGGCTGCAGAGGTTTGCTACGGACAGTGCCGATCCGGGTGTGTTTGTGCTGCTCGCCTGTGGTACAATGTCTAGTACTTGTGGACAGTTAGCGAGCTACCCATTAGCCTTAGTAAGGACTCGTATGCAGGCTCAAG CAGCTTCTCAGGAAGGCAGCCCTCAGATGACCATGACTGGTCTCTTCAAACACATTATACGGACGGAGGGTGCATTTGGACTCTATAGAGGCTTGGCACCCAACTTTATGAAGGTCATTCCTGCTGTTAGCATCAGCTACGTGGTTTATGAGAACCTAAAGATCACCCTTGGTGTCCAGTCCCGGTGA
- the slc25a25b gene encoding calcium-binding mitochondrial carrier protein SCaMC-2-B isoform X4 yields MHPRGSFVSPLLSGVFCQCRSEEYQGSDPGGGGRTVGSTLAATSLSDHGHDESCDSPHNCPVCGGPEQEHRLKVLFQILDVNRDGGICVNDLTIGLKKLGVHRTEHELMKVVKAGDKDLDGQLDFEEFVHYLRDHEKKLRLVFKSLDKKNDGHIDSQEIVQSLRDLGVHISEEQAEKILKSMDKNGTMTIDWNEWRDYHLLHPAENIPEIILYWKHSTIFDVGESMIVPDEFTAEEKKTGMWWRHLVAGGGAGAVSRTCTAPLDRLKVLMQVHASRSNSMGMAGGFAQMVREGGIRSLWRGNGINVLKIAPESAIKFMAYEQIKRLIGSNQETLGILERLVAGSLAGAIAQSSIYPMEVLKTRLALGRTGQYYGIVDCAKRIFKKEGMTAFYKGYIPNMLGIIPYAGIDLAVYETLKNSWLQRFATDSADPGVFVLLACGTMSSTCGQLASYPLALVRTRMQAQASQEGSPQMTMTGLFKHIIRTEGAFGLYRGLAPNFMKVIPAVSISYVVYENLKITLGVQSR; encoded by the exons ATGCATCCGCGTGGATCGTTCGTCTCTCCATTACTCAGTGGTGTTTTCTGCCAGTGCCGCTCGGAGGAGTATCAGGGCTCGGATCCCGGAGGTGGCGGCCGGACTGTGGGTTCAACATTGGCCGCCACATCGCTCTCAGATCACGGACACGATGAGTCCTGCGACTCCCCGCATAACTGCCCGGTGTGCGGCGGACCCGAGCAGGAGCACCGACTCAAGGTGCTCTTCCAGATCCTGGATGTCAACAGAGACGGAGGTATCTGTGTCAATGACCTGACCATCGGACTGAAAAAGCTGGGCGTCCATCGCACTGAACATGAACTCATG AAAGTTGTCAAGGCTGGAGACAAAGACTTGGATGGTCAGCTGGACTTTGAGGAGTTTGTGCACTACCTGAGAGACCATGAGAAGAAACTGAGGCTGGTCTTCAAGAGTCTTGACAAAAAGAACGATG GTCACATAGACTCACAGGAGATTGTGCAGTCACTAAGAGACCTCGGGGTTCATATATCAGAGGAACAGGCTGAAAAGATCCTTAAGAG tatgGATAAAAATGGTACGATGACAATTGACTGGAATGAGTGGAGAGATTACCACCTGCTTCACCCTGCTGAGAACATTCCTGAAATCATCCTCTACTGGAAACACTCCACG ATATTTGATGTAGGGGAAAGTATGATAGTCCCTGATGAGTTTACAGCTGAGGAGAAGAAAACAGGCATGTGGTGGCGCCACCTGGTAGCAGGAGGAGGAGCAGGTGCTGTGTCCCGTACCTGTACCGCACCTCTGGACCGTCTCAAAGTGCTCATGCAG GTCCACGCGTCCCGCAGCAACTCCATGGGTATGGCCGGAGGATTCGCCCAAATGGTCCGCGAGGGTGGAATTCGGTCACTGTGGCGAGGGAACGGTATCAACGTTTTGAAGATTGCACCCGAATCTGCTATCAAGTTCATGGCATATGAGCAG ATTAAGCGTCTGATTGGCAGTAATCAGGAGACGCTGGGGATCCTGGAGAGGCTGGTTGCTGGGTCTCTAGCAGGAGCGATTGCCCAGAGCAGCATCTATCCCATGGAG GTTTTGAAGACTCGTCTTGCCCTGGGAAGGACGGGTCAGTACTATGGCATCGTGGACTGTGCTAAACGTATATTTAAGAAGGAGGGTATGACCGCCTTCTACAAGGGTTATATTCCAAATATGCTGGGTATCATCCCTTATGCTGGAATAGACCTGGCTGTTTATGAG ACACTAAAGAACTCGTGGCTGCAGAGGTTTGCTACGGACAGTGCCGATCCGGGTGTGTTTGTGCTGCTCGCCTGTGGTACAATGTCTAGTACTTGTGGACAGTTAGCGAGCTACCCATTAGCCTTAGTAAGGACTCGTATGCAGGCTCAAG CTTCTCAGGAAGGCAGCCCTCAGATGACCATGACTGGTCTCTTCAAACACATTATACGGACGGAGGGTGCATTTGGACTCTATAGAGGCTTGGCACCCAACTTTATGAAGGTCATTCCTGCTGTTAGCATCAGCTACGTGGTTTATGAGAACCTAAAGATCACCCTTGGTGTCCAGTCCCGGTGA
- the slc25a25b gene encoding calcium-binding mitochondrial carrier protein SCaMC-2-B isoform X3 produces MHPRGSFVSPLLSGVFCQCRSEEYQGSDPGGGGRTVGSTLAATSLSDHGHDESCDSPHNCPVCGGPEQEHRLKVLFQILDVNRDGGICVNDLTIGLKKLGVHRTEHELMKVVKAGDKDLDGQLDFEEFVHYLRDHEKKLRLVFKSLDKKNDGHIDSQEIVQSLRDLGVHISEEQAEKILKSMDKNGTMTIDWNEWRDYHLLHPAENIPEIILYWKHSTIFDVGESMIVPDEFTAEEKKTGMWWRHLVAGGGAGAVSRTCTAPLDRLKVLMQVHASRSNSMGMAGGFAQMVREGGIRSLWRGNGINVLKIAPESAIKFMAYEQIKRLIGSNQETLGILERLVAGSLAGAIAQSSIYPMEVLKTRLALGRTGQYYGIVDCAKRIFKKEGMTAFYKGYIPNMLGIIPYAGIDLAVYETLKNSWLQRFATDSADPGVFVLLACGTMSSTCGQLASYPLALVRTRMQAQAASQEGSPQMTMTGLFKHIIRTEGAFGLYRGLAPNFMKVIPAVSISYVVYENLKITLGVQSR; encoded by the exons ATGCATCCGCGTGGATCGTTCGTCTCTCCATTACTCAGTGGTGTTTTCTGCCAGTGCCGCTCGGAGGAGTATCAGGGCTCGGATCCCGGAGGTGGCGGCCGGACTGTGGGTTCAACATTGGCCGCCACATCGCTCTCAGATCACGGACACGATGAGTCCTGCGACTCCCCGCATAACTGCCCGGTGTGCGGCGGACCCGAGCAGGAGCACCGACTCAAGGTGCTCTTCCAGATCCTGGATGTCAACAGAGACGGAGGTATCTGTGTCAATGACCTGACCATCGGACTGAAAAAGCTGGGCGTCCATCGCACTGAACATGAACTCATG AAAGTTGTCAAGGCTGGAGACAAAGACTTGGATGGTCAGCTGGACTTTGAGGAGTTTGTGCACTACCTGAGAGACCATGAGAAGAAACTGAGGCTGGTCTTCAAGAGTCTTGACAAAAAGAACGATG GTCACATAGACTCACAGGAGATTGTGCAGTCACTAAGAGACCTCGGGGTTCATATATCAGAGGAACAGGCTGAAAAGATCCTTAAGAG tatgGATAAAAATGGTACGATGACAATTGACTGGAATGAGTGGAGAGATTACCACCTGCTTCACCCTGCTGAGAACATTCCTGAAATCATCCTCTACTGGAAACACTCCACG ATATTTGATGTAGGGGAAAGTATGATAGTCCCTGATGAGTTTACAGCTGAGGAGAAGAAAACAGGCATGTGGTGGCGCCACCTGGTAGCAGGAGGAGGAGCAGGTGCTGTGTCCCGTACCTGTACCGCACCTCTGGACCGTCTCAAAGTGCTCATGCAG GTCCACGCGTCCCGCAGCAACTCCATGGGTATGGCCGGAGGATTCGCCCAAATGGTCCGCGAGGGTGGAATTCGGTCACTGTGGCGAGGGAACGGTATCAACGTTTTGAAGATTGCACCCGAATCTGCTATCAAGTTCATGGCATATGAGCAG ATTAAGCGTCTGATTGGCAGTAATCAGGAGACGCTGGGGATCCTGGAGAGGCTGGTTGCTGGGTCTCTAGCAGGAGCGATTGCCCAGAGCAGCATCTATCCCATGGAG GTTTTGAAGACTCGTCTTGCCCTGGGAAGGACGGGTCAGTACTATGGCATCGTGGACTGTGCTAAACGTATATTTAAGAAGGAGGGTATGACCGCCTTCTACAAGGGTTATATTCCAAATATGCTGGGTATCATCCCTTATGCTGGAATAGACCTGGCTGTTTATGAG ACACTAAAGAACTCGTGGCTGCAGAGGTTTGCTACGGACAGTGCCGATCCGGGTGTGTTTGTGCTGCTCGCCTGTGGTACAATGTCTAGTACTTGTGGACAGTTAGCGAGCTACCCATTAGCCTTAGTAAGGACTCGTATGCAGGCTCAAG CAGCTTCTCAGGAAGGCAGCCCTCAGATGACCATGACTGGTCTCTTCAAACACATTATACGGACGGAGGGTGCATTTGGACTCTATAGAGGCTTGGCACCCAACTTTATGAAGGTCATTCCTGCTGTTAGCATCAGCTACGTGGTTTATGAGAACCTAAAGATCACCCTTGGTGTCCAGTCCCGGTGA